The Pirellulales bacterium genomic interval CGGTTCGCCCCTCCAACAAGCAACTTGGATGACGTCAGGCGACGCTGCCCAGCCCGCTTCAAATGCAAATGGTTCAAGCCATCGCTCGACTTGGAAACTCATTAGGCCCGGCGAAGACGCTTGACCTAACGCTGGGTGCCATTCTTCAGATCAACTCTCGCATCGGCTGAACATGATCGACCAAGTATTGCGGGCGGCCGGTGAGGTCGCGGATGGTGGTCGTGTTGATGTCGATGCCGAGGTTGTGGTAGAGCGTGGCGAAGACTTCGCCGAAGGTGACGGGGCGTTGGACAGGGTATTCGGCGAGGCGGTTCGTGGCCCCGATCACCTGGCCCATGCGCATGCCGCCACCGGCGAGCATGGCGCAACTGACTTGCGGCCAGTGATCGCGGCCG includes:
- a CDS encoding DUF1501 domain-containing protein; this translates as HGQNFRAAREDMPLLDQGVSALVEDLHQRGLDRDVSVVVWGEFGRTPKINKDAGRDHWPQVSCAMLAGGGMRMGQVIGATNRLAEYPVQRPVTFGEVFATLYHNLGIDINTTTIRDLTGRPQYLVDHVQPMRELI